One genomic window of Paenibacillus xylanilyticus includes the following:
- a CDS encoding TolB family protein: MKLTQNLGEEFSIPYWSPDLQHIAFIGKNNMVMVLNLNSRTWAQIDQIEPYSLLSWSPDSHYLAYVKDHRIVIYNIYTHVSGSIVQYGVSDVQWFPSGEAFLFAAPDEAGIAQLYKINRDGMNKQQLTRNTEGPLHNVRISPNGEFALYTSPGASISLITTVNLSTGVSYQLQGGPQAKNYFPEWSPDSATVAYSATDIVNNQYVSFIQTDSRAGGQQKTWAVSTCFSTPLSWSPDGKRLAYLSGCSNQEQADEIWVIDLDHPNHPTKVVQAKWITSLAWSPQFDEHDSYKLYLNQVYKVSFYYPQNWRKVTEERFEGSDGFFQISAISSEEELHAVCRAEAFHVLQPYGTNPRIFPALVQAQEACFIFPSEDQPVEMRNQAALIVKYPTPVVIQGSTYSYFILWADQDHLISLVKTLTFI, translated from the coding sequence ATGAAGTTAACCCAGAATCTTGGTGAAGAATTCTCCATTCCATATTGGTCTCCAGATCTTCAGCACATCGCCTTTATCGGCAAAAATAATATGGTGATGGTATTGAATCTTAACAGTAGAACATGGGCACAAATTGATCAGATTGAGCCTTATTCTTTACTGAGCTGGTCACCGGATAGTCATTACTTGGCTTATGTCAAGGACCATCGGATTGTGATCTACAATATCTACACGCATGTCAGTGGCTCGATCGTTCAATATGGAGTCTCCGATGTTCAATGGTTTCCCTCTGGAGAAGCTTTCCTATTTGCAGCACCGGATGAAGCAGGCATTGCTCAATTATATAAGATTAACCGGGATGGCATGAACAAACAACAATTAACGCGTAATACGGAGGGGCCACTCCACAATGTCAGAATATCTCCTAATGGAGAGTTTGCTCTATATACTTCCCCGGGAGCCAGCATTTCCTTAATCACTACCGTGAATTTATCTACAGGAGTGAGCTACCAACTCCAAGGTGGACCTCAGGCCAAGAACTATTTTCCCGAATGGTCTCCAGACTCGGCGACAGTCGCATACAGTGCCACAGATATCGTGAATAATCAATACGTTTCATTCATCCAAACTGACAGCCGAGCTGGCGGACAGCAAAAAACATGGGCGGTCTCCACCTGTTTCTCCACCCCGCTTAGTTGGTCTCCGGACGGGAAACGACTTGCCTACTTATCAGGATGCAGCAATCAAGAACAAGCAGACGAAATTTGGGTTATTGATTTAGATCACCCTAATCATCCGACCAAGGTTGTTCAAGCCAAATGGATTACATCTCTAGCTTGGTCACCACAATTCGATGAACATGATTCCTATAAATTATACCTAAACCAGGTATACAAGGTATCCTTCTACTATCCACAAAACTGGCGCAAAGTAACCGAAGAACGATTCGAAGGATCGGACGGATTTTTTCAAATATCGGCCATATCTTCCGAAGAGGAGCTTCACGCAGTATGCAGAGCGGAAGCCTTCCATGTCCTGCAACCCTATGGAACCAATCCTCGAATCTTCCCTGCTTTGGTTCAAGCACAGGAAGCCTGTTTCATATTTCCTTCTGAAGACCAACCCGTAGAGATGAGAAATCAGGCTGCACTTATTGTCAAATATCCTACTCCTGTTGTGATTCAAGGAAGTACGTATTCCTACTTCATCTTGTGGGCCGATCAGGATCACTTAATCTCACTGGTAAAGACTTTGACTTTCATTTAA
- a CDS encoding alpha/beta hydrolase: MKLKTAKRSNKWKKVLIWSCLSVIIVVIGLFVYLQSVTYSPSERAEAAMNPDGQVSINKIKNGYRFEPEGTEIVEPNIIFYPGGLVEPASYAPFARKLAEEGHRVYIAEMPLNLAMFGENKADSFIEEHPDEAFVIGGHSLGGVFASRYAAQHTDTLEGVFYLASYADESGSLKETDLSALQITGTDDGVLNVERWEESKINLPQSTTYVSIKGGNHGQFGSYGEQKGDHAPAITEEQQLEEVVAGLEGWFNLINR; the protein is encoded by the coding sequence ATGAAGTTGAAGACAGCAAAACGCAGTAACAAGTGGAAAAAGGTCCTCATTTGGTCTTGTCTATCCGTAATTATAGTTGTGATTGGACTTTTCGTTTATCTCCAATCTGTCACGTATAGTCCGTCGGAAAGAGCCGAAGCAGCCATGAACCCGGATGGTCAGGTTAGCATCAATAAGATCAAAAATGGCTATCGCTTTGAACCGGAGGGTACAGAGATCGTGGAACCCAACATCATTTTTTATCCGGGAGGTCTAGTGGAACCAGCCAGTTATGCTCCGTTTGCCAGAAAATTAGCAGAAGAAGGACATAGAGTCTATATTGCCGAAATGCCTTTAAATTTAGCCATGTTTGGGGAAAACAAGGCGGATTCTTTTATTGAGGAACATCCTGACGAAGCATTTGTAATTGGTGGGCATTCGCTGGGAGGTGTCTTTGCATCACGGTATGCTGCGCAGCATACAGACACGCTGGAAGGTGTCTTTTACTTAGCGTCCTACGCTGACGAGAGTGGAAGCTTGAAGGAGACGGACTTGTCCGCCTTACAGATCACAGGTACAGATGATGGAGTGCTGAATGTCGAACGATGGGAAGAATCCAAAATAAATCTTCCGCAAAGCACGACATATGTAAGCATCAAAGGCGGTAATCATGGACAGTTTGGTTCGTACGGGGAACAAAAAGGAGATCATGCACCAGCAATCACGGAGGAACAGCAATTGGAGGAAGTAGTAGCTGGACTCGAAGGATGGTTTAACCTAATAAATCGCTAA
- a CDS encoding TetR/AcrR family transcriptional regulator — translation MPDKSPKRLPGRPKQADTQISVQQTIILTASKLFMEYGYETVTLQQIGKRCNVSKPTIYYHFASKPELFKVAMITMFQNVRRVTSDFLDQSEHLEDGLIRLAEARLANPHAEVETMIREAEPFLEKNQIQEIREAEARIHDVLASHFQLGIDQQILREDDPMFLAETFSTLMLMGNRENTTQKYESNLALGQRLVGIFLRGAKST, via the coding sequence ATGCCAGATAAATCACCCAAACGTTTACCCGGAAGACCCAAGCAAGCGGATACCCAAATTTCCGTGCAGCAAACGATCATTTTAACGGCTTCCAAATTGTTCATGGAATACGGCTACGAAACTGTCACGCTCCAACAAATTGGAAAACGATGCAATGTGTCTAAGCCGACCATATATTATCACTTTGCTAGCAAGCCTGAACTTTTCAAGGTAGCTATGATAACCATGTTCCAGAATGTACGCCGAGTAACTTCAGACTTTCTTGATCAGTCTGAACATCTGGAGGATGGACTTATACGGCTGGCCGAAGCAAGGCTGGCCAACCCGCATGCAGAGGTTGAAACCATGATTAGAGAAGCTGAGCCTTTTCTTGAGAAAAATCAAATTCAGGAAATCAGAGAAGCCGAGGCTCGCATTCATGACGTATTGGCGTCTCATTTCCAATTGGGCATCGACCAGCAAATACTCCGCGAAGACGACCCCATGTTTTTAGCTGAGACTTTTTCGACCCTGATGTTAATGGGGAATCGGGAGAACACCACACAAAAGTATGAATCTAATCTTGCACTGGGTCAAAGGTTAGTAGGTATCTTTCTGAGAGGTGCAAAATCAACTTAA
- a CDS encoding multidrug effflux MFS transporter: MIKSNKWNVAGLALLLGLFSTLGPFTIDMYLPAFPEIAATFNTNASLVQFSLTACLLGLGAGQLVMGPLSDAYGRRTPLLISMAAYIICSLACAYAPNIGLLILFRFTQGFSASAGIVISRAIARDLYSGHELTKFFSLLLLVGNLGPLAAPIAGSGVLSFTTWIGVFISLSVLGVFLWAMTKWRLKETNPPERRVAPNFKLQLRNYGQLLRDRKFVGYMLAQGIMTAGVFAYVAGTPFIYQNIYGVTPTVFAILFASNGISLIIGSQLVGRLAQRISEQTLLLSGLWLALVASIAALMVTLAHGPLFALVIPLFFFVCSIGITSTAAFPLAMESQAKSAGSAAALLGVVPFLLGALVAPLVGIAGEDTAVPLGLTLLGTSIVAIITYFVLVRKVPDHTQEVQSDLNM; the protein is encoded by the coding sequence ATGATTAAAAGCAACAAATGGAATGTTGCAGGCCTGGCCTTATTATTGGGTTTGTTTTCAACCTTGGGCCCATTCACGATCGACATGTATTTACCAGCATTCCCTGAGATTGCAGCAACGTTCAACACGAACGCTTCACTTGTTCAGTTCAGTCTTACTGCTTGCTTGCTAGGGCTAGGTGCGGGACAACTGGTCATGGGACCACTGAGCGATGCTTATGGAAGACGTACACCGTTATTGATTTCCATGGCCGCCTATATCATTTGTTCATTGGCGTGCGCCTACGCTCCGAATATTGGTCTGTTGATTTTGTTTCGCTTCACTCAAGGCTTCTCGGCTTCAGCAGGGATCGTTATTTCCCGCGCGATAGCTCGCGACTTGTACAGTGGACATGAGCTTACCAAGTTCTTCTCCTTATTACTGCTTGTAGGAAATTTGGGGCCTTTGGCAGCACCGATCGCAGGCAGTGGCGTTCTTTCATTTACGACATGGATTGGTGTATTCATTTCACTCTCTGTTCTGGGAGTGTTCTTATGGGCAATGACCAAGTGGCGTCTGAAAGAGACAAACCCGCCTGAACGACGCGTTGCTCCTAACTTTAAACTTCAGTTACGGAACTATGGACAGCTTCTACGTGACCGGAAGTTCGTAGGTTACATGCTGGCACAGGGAATTATGACGGCTGGGGTTTTTGCATATGTAGCAGGCACACCTTTTATCTATCAAAATATATATGGAGTCACGCCGACCGTTTTTGCTATATTATTTGCTTCCAACGGGATCAGCCTGATCATTGGCTCTCAGCTTGTAGGCCGGTTGGCACAGCGAATCTCTGAGCAGACGCTCTTATTATCGGGACTATGGCTTGCGCTTGTGGCAAGTATTGCTGCCTTGATGGTGACTCTGGCTCATGGCCCTCTATTTGCTCTGGTTATACCGCTGTTCTTCTTTGTATGTTCTATCGGGATTACGTCAACAGCAGCATTTCCACTAGCCATGGAGAGTCAAGCCAAAAGTGCCGGAAGTGCCGCAGCATTGCTTGGGGTTGTTCCCTTCTTGCTTGGCGCGTTGGTCGCTCCGTTGGTGGGGATTGCCGGTGAAGATACGGCTGTTCCATTGGGCCTTACTTTGTTAGGGACGAGTATTGTTGCGATTATCACTTACTTCGTACTCGTTAGAAAGGTACCCGATCATACTCAAGAGGTTCAGTCCGATCTCAACATGTAG
- a CDS encoding extracellular solute-binding protein: MNKKSKLVMLSLCISSLLLAACTSDGSAGKSPTNNDSDTNEAGMVTIHTVTSEYTSAKYPKGDDITNNVWIRRYKEKLNIDVKTDWVSDEYETKLNLAISSNDLPDVFRVNPSQLRQLIEADMVMDLTDAFDQYASDRLKGYMKADADSFESGKKDGQLYGIPQMHWGLIDQPDFVWIRNDWKEELGLEDPKSVADIKNIALKFMEKHGGYGIAVDQSLDYLNLLAIAWNAHPDIWIEDSSGELAYGSIQPEMKAALAEWAEWYKLGIIDPEFAIKDFNAMNADIVAGKVGMQPYYQWWGYNPGVDTVANLGKDAIFYPYIIPTIDGKEAKQSISFANGNYIVMKKGFEHAEEVIKILNDYAYIVDEGQGKESQETLSALLDNDIAHVVGAFRVLNPNSDYEQFEAVSAALQSKDTSGLTTSGMWQKYNNSIEFMENATPGAVGDYLQQGAPKNAYGLAKKVLDSENYVKTGLWGVTPEALASYGTTLDDILTEGFTKIIMGTESIDYFDVIVQNWRAAGGDEATRAVNEAYGK; encoded by the coding sequence ATGAACAAGAAAAGCAAATTGGTCATGTTGTCATTATGCATCTCATCCTTATTACTGGCCGCGTGCACGAGTGATGGCAGCGCCGGGAAAAGTCCAACGAACAACGACTCAGACACCAATGAGGCTGGAATGGTAACCATTCACACGGTAACCTCTGAATACACTTCGGCCAAATACCCCAAGGGTGACGATATCACCAACAATGTGTGGATCAGGAGATACAAAGAGAAACTTAATATTGATGTAAAAACAGACTGGGTCAGTGATGAATACGAGACCAAACTGAATCTGGCCATATCATCGAACGATCTTCCTGACGTCTTTCGGGTGAACCCCTCACAATTACGACAGTTAATTGAAGCAGATATGGTCATGGATCTTACAGATGCATTTGATCAGTACGCCTCCGACCGCCTCAAAGGATATATGAAAGCGGATGCAGACAGTTTCGAATCGGGTAAAAAGGACGGCCAATTGTACGGGATACCTCAAATGCACTGGGGTTTAATTGATCAACCGGACTTCGTCTGGATCAGGAACGACTGGAAGGAAGAACTGGGGCTCGAAGATCCAAAATCCGTGGCAGACATCAAGAATATCGCACTGAAATTTATGGAAAAGCACGGTGGTTATGGCATAGCGGTAGATCAATCCCTGGATTATCTGAATCTGCTCGCCATCGCATGGAACGCTCATCCGGATATTTGGATCGAGGATAGCAGCGGAGAGCTCGCATATGGCTCAATTCAACCGGAGATGAAAGCAGCACTGGCTGAATGGGCCGAATGGTATAAGCTTGGCATCATTGATCCGGAATTCGCGATCAAAGACTTTAATGCCATGAATGCCGATATTGTCGCTGGCAAAGTGGGCATGCAGCCTTACTATCAATGGTGGGGCTATAACCCTGGAGTGGATACGGTAGCCAATTTGGGCAAGGACGCCATCTTCTATCCGTATATCATCCCCACAATCGACGGTAAGGAAGCCAAACAATCGATCTCTTTCGCGAACGGCAACTATATTGTCATGAAAAAGGGATTTGAACATGCTGAAGAAGTTATTAAAATTCTGAACGACTATGCTTATATCGTTGATGAAGGCCAAGGCAAGGAATCGCAAGAAACGTTATCCGCCTTATTGGACAACGATATCGCTCACGTGGTTGGGGCCTTCCGTGTACTTAATCCGAACTCGGACTATGAGCAGTTTGAGGCGGTATCCGCAGCACTTCAGTCCAAGGACACCAGCGGGCTCACCACTTCGGGAATGTGGCAAAAGTATAACAACAGTATTGAATTCATGGAAAATGCAACGCCAGGAGCAGTCGGTGACTATTTGCAGCAAGGGGCTCCTAAGAATGCTTATGGTCTTGCGAAAAAAGTGCTCGATAGCGAGAACTATGTCAAGACAGGTTTATGGGGAGTAACCCCAGAAGCGTTGGCGAGCTACGGCACAACTCTGGATGATATTCTGACCGAAGGATTCACCAAGATCATTATGGGTACGGAAAGTATCGATTACTTCGATGTGATTGTTCAGAACTGGAGAGCTGCCGGCGGGGATGAAGCGACTCGCGCAGTCAATGAAGCTTACGGGAAATAA
- a CDS encoding ABC transporter permease, which produces MLRKLKQQSPYHLMLIPSLILVFIFSYIPFYGLVIAFQKYNPGLGFNSPWVGWDNFSHVFNQPNFVRTIWNTLYMSVFKIIGGIIVPVIFALLLNEVVRSAVKRTFQTLVYIPNFLSWVIMAGIMLDILSADGIVNSFLGVFGIEKISFLGTPSIFPWTMIISDIWKGFGFGTVVYLAALTSIDPGLYEAAVIDGAKRWKQTIYITLPLLMPTIVLMTVLSLGNVLNAGFDQIYNLYSPVVYQTGDIIDTYVYRLGIQQAQYSIGTAVGLFKSIISTILMALSYFLAYRVAGYRIF; this is translated from the coding sequence ATGCTGAGAAAATTAAAGCAGCAGAGTCCTTACCATTTAATGTTGATACCTAGCCTAATTTTGGTTTTCATCTTCAGTTACATCCCATTCTACGGACTCGTTATTGCCTTTCAGAAATACAATCCGGGGCTGGGGTTCAATTCTCCATGGGTAGGATGGGACAATTTCTCGCACGTGTTTAATCAGCCCAATTTCGTTAGGACAATCTGGAACACGCTGTATATGTCTGTCTTCAAAATCATTGGCGGCATTATTGTGCCTGTTATCTTCGCCTTACTGCTCAACGAGGTCGTAAGAAGCGCAGTCAAACGCACGTTCCAAACCCTTGTTTATATCCCTAACTTCCTCTCCTGGGTTATCATGGCTGGCATTATGCTGGATATTCTTAGCGCAGATGGCATCGTCAATTCATTTTTAGGGGTATTCGGGATAGAGAAAATCTCATTTCTAGGCACACCATCCATTTTTCCTTGGACCATGATTATAAGTGATATCTGGAAGGGCTTTGGCTTTGGTACCGTTGTTTATCTGGCAGCCCTAACCAGTATCGATCCCGGGCTATATGAAGCTGCTGTGATTGATGGAGCCAAACGGTGGAAGCAGACCATATATATTACTCTGCCGCTTCTTATGCCCACCATTGTGCTAATGACCGTGTTGTCCCTTGGAAATGTACTTAATGCCGGCTTTGATCAAATTTATAACCTATACTCCCCTGTCGTCTATCAAACAGGCGATATTATCGATACCTATGTGTATCGTTTAGGGATTCAACAGGCGCAATATTCCATCGGTACCGCTGTCGGATTATTCAAATCCATCATTTCCACCATACTGATGGCCCTATCTTATTTCCTGGCGTATAGGGTAGCAGGCTATCGCATCTTCTAA
- a CDS encoding carbohydrate ABC transporter permease, producing the protein MINDKSIGRRLFHIINYTILMIISLLCILPFINLLAVSFSSSAAVSAGSVTFWPVEFTTKAYEFALSGGAFYSSLWVAVKRTLLGTLVNLVLIVLTAYPLSKTKQKLMGRNVYMGFFIVTMLFNGGLIPTYLVVVKMGLIDSIWSLILPGALPVFSMVILMNFIRGLPEEIEESAIIDGAGPLQVLVRILLPLLKPALATVGLFSIVAHWNSWFDGIIYMNNPDNYPLQSYLQTLLQSFEQIMLKSGSDYTQLLSMMNARTGRAAQMFLGAIPILLVYPFLQKYFTKGLVLGSVKG; encoded by the coding sequence ATGATCAACGATAAAAGTATAGGTAGACGTCTGTTTCATATCATAAACTACACCATATTGATGATCATCTCTCTACTATGCATTCTGCCATTTATCAACCTGCTTGCCGTTTCATTTAGCAGCAGTGCGGCAGTGTCTGCAGGCAGTGTTACCTTCTGGCCCGTAGAATTTACGACAAAAGCGTATGAATTTGCATTATCCGGCGGGGCATTCTATTCTTCCCTTTGGGTAGCCGTCAAACGTACCCTGCTAGGGACACTCGTTAATCTTGTCCTGATTGTGCTTACGGCATATCCGCTCTCGAAAACAAAACAAAAACTAATGGGACGGAATGTATATATGGGATTTTTCATCGTGACCATGCTATTTAACGGAGGATTAATCCCTACCTATCTCGTGGTAGTCAAAATGGGACTGATCGATTCGATCTGGTCACTGATATTACCTGGCGCTCTTCCTGTCTTCAGTATGGTCATTCTCATGAACTTCATCAGGGGATTGCCAGAAGAGATCGAAGAATCCGCAATTATCGATGGTGCGGGTCCTTTACAAGTCCTTGTCCGTATTTTACTCCCCCTTCTCAAACCTGCTCTCGCAACGGTTGGGTTGTTTAGTATCGTTGCCCATTGGAATTCCTGGTTCGACGGAATTATCTATATGAACAATCCGGACAATTATCCATTACAGAGCTATCTGCAGACGCTCCTGCAGAGCTTTGAACAAATCATGCTGAAATCAGGCTCCGATTACACTCAGCTGCTCTCCATGATGAACGCCAGAACCGGGCGTGCCGCCCAGATGTTTTTGGGTGCCATTCCGATCTTGCTCGTCTATCCGTTTTTACAGAAGTATTTTACGAAGGGTTTGGTACTTGGTAGTGTCAAAGGTTAA
- a CDS encoding cache domain-containing sensor histidine kinase has protein sequence MTVIILPVFVMTINSYYSSERLLAQNYTKLLSDLAKQTNIRIDEFLKEIEKISLLASNGLNDSLSATHDGSFPIQDFLRDGKEQNEIAAYNLLMNYIMMKDRVFSIYLYNLNGGQDLFVSPHQPIDPNFKMANELWFKKFMHSDDRTITLTTRIDKQLENKILAVSHARKIHDVTNGKLLGVIVVSIDIRFIEIVNRNLQEGLRSRFMIVDEDDKIVYNVNDQLIGTLFRDNVRPVESLNIVVTSPLSQQKWTTYLYMPLDELTADGKILGRNLIMLAIVMSLFAAIISIFLSHVITRPIKKLLRNIALVEKGQFEQVEEVRSRDEIGHLSVRFNKMSYELKRMVERMQKEEIEKAAAEMRALHDQINPHFLYNTLGSVKWIASMQQADKIVEMTDALISMLRYATKSDGTLVTIREEVDNIMNYATIQNVRYYGSIQMRYEIENDLLDYLMPKMILQPIIENAIFHGLAEIEEDGVITIRIQPQGDNISIEVCDNGVGMEHHAIRSFMEGRVDPGNGSNGIGLHNVQRRIQLHFGKPYGVRVESKVGEGTIFSILLPAIASVPE, from the coding sequence ATGACAGTGATTATCCTTCCGGTATTCGTAATGACCATTAATTCATATTACTCTTCTGAACGCTTGTTGGCACAGAATTATACCAAGCTGCTGAGCGATCTGGCCAAGCAGACCAATATTCGTATTGACGAGTTTCTCAAAGAAATCGAGAAAATCTCACTGCTGGCCAGTAATGGTCTTAACGACAGTTTGTCTGCGACACATGATGGAAGCTTTCCGATCCAGGATTTCCTGCGGGATGGTAAGGAGCAGAATGAGATTGCGGCCTATAATCTGCTAATGAATTACATCATGATGAAGGACCGCGTATTTTCCATTTACCTCTATAACTTGAACGGAGGACAGGATCTGTTCGTTAGTCCACACCAGCCCATAGACCCCAACTTTAAGATGGCGAACGAATTATGGTTTAAAAAGTTTATGCATTCCGATGATCGAACGATTACGTTGACCACCAGGATTGACAAGCAATTGGAAAATAAAATCCTGGCCGTATCACACGCACGTAAGATTCATGATGTGACCAATGGAAAACTGCTCGGAGTGATCGTCGTCAGCATCGATATTAGATTTATAGAGATCGTTAATCGCAACTTGCAGGAAGGACTTCGCTCCAGATTCATGATCGTTGATGAGGATGACAAAATTGTATACAACGTAAATGACCAGCTGATTGGGACCTTGTTCCGTGATAACGTTCGTCCAGTAGAATCATTGAATATTGTCGTAACCAGCCCGCTAAGTCAGCAAAAGTGGACCACTTACTTATATATGCCTTTGGATGAGCTGACTGCGGATGGCAAAATACTGGGTCGTAATCTCATCATGCTGGCTATCGTCATGTCCCTGTTTGCTGCCATTATTTCGATTTTTCTCTCGCATGTGATCACACGCCCCATCAAGAAACTTTTACGTAATATCGCGCTGGTTGAAAAAGGGCAGTTTGAACAGGTGGAAGAGGTTCGATCTCGAGACGAGATCGGACATTTATCCGTTCGCTTCAATAAGATGTCGTATGAACTGAAACGTATGGTTGAGCGAATGCAAAAAGAAGAAATAGAGAAAGCGGCCGCCGAGATGCGAGCACTTCATGACCAGATCAACCCTCACTTTCTGTACAATACACTTGGATCCGTAAAATGGATTGCATCCATGCAGCAAGCTGACAAAATCGTGGAAATGACAGATGCACTTATTTCGATGCTTCGCTATGCGACCAAGTCGGACGGAACCCTGGTAACCATTCGCGAGGAAGTGGATAATATCATGAATTACGCAACCATACAGAACGTCAGATATTATGGGTCTATTCAGATGAGATATGAGATTGAAAATGATCTGTTGGATTATCTTATGCCCAAGATGATTCTACAGCCCATTATTGAAAATGCCATCTTTCACGGTCTGGCCGAAATCGAAGAAGACGGTGTTATTACGATTCGGATTCAGCCGCAGGGTGATAATATTTCAATAGAAGTCTGTGATAATGGTGTCGGTATGGAACATCATGCCATTCGGAGTTTTATGGAAGGAAGGGTCGATCCGGGCAATGGTTCTAATGGAATCGGTCTTCATAATGTGCAGCGGCGCATTCAACTGCATTTTGGCAAACCCTATGGAGTACGGGTAGAGAGCAAGGTGGGAGAAGGTACGATTTTCTCCATCCTGCTGCCTGCTATTGCGAGTGTACCTGAGTAA
- a CDS encoding helix-turn-helix domain-containing protein — translation MYKLMIVDDELLMRVGIRSMLNWEEFDFCVVGEAGNGKEGLELALEASPDLIITDIKMPIMDGLKLIKEASVVLKNCKYVILSNFDELHYVKEALKLGAVDYLIKSEITETSLIELLTKIRQKLQSEQNSLTNVPLVQHDYSKSLRHLKDSFFQDIVSGFISEKDMITKAEELHFRIRSDRLVVIKFVVNYYEQVKRKYIEKGEKLLRFSIVNIMEEIIPSKWNKEILVESSSEYWVIVNLPSGSGSSQVDINKLCSKLLSSIKDFMNLSLTAGVSTTVSGFRFLRKACQEAESALRESFFTGSNRVLFYESLAQAPARYEINGMLSPQQQKDIHKLWVSKDVKEAEKFLEMVRSDLEAKRGDENSIRKQYITIMEMLHSHMTRDTRGSKPYLKEESPYERVLRGEYWEDIHQEMLTHIAYCFQADSQIMQELTYADLAIQIIDKYYAEDISLQSVAGQINVNPSYLSRMFKQEKGENFISYLTRVRIEHAKTYLLSRELKVYEIADAVGYHNYTYFSKIFKKSVGVTPEEYRELELESRLSRE, via the coding sequence ATGTATAAACTGATGATTGTGGACGACGAATTGTTGATGCGCGTTGGAATTCGTTCCATGCTGAACTGGGAGGAATTTGACTTTTGTGTTGTCGGTGAAGCAGGAAATGGTAAGGAAGGATTGGAGCTTGCACTCGAAGCTTCTCCCGATCTGATCATTACGGATATCAAAATGCCGATTATGGATGGTCTTAAGCTAATAAAAGAAGCATCTGTAGTACTGAAAAATTGCAAGTATGTCATTCTGAGTAATTTTGATGAACTCCATTATGTGAAGGAAGCATTAAAGCTGGGTGCGGTAGACTACTTGATCAAAAGTGAAATTACAGAAACATCCCTGATCGAACTGCTTACGAAGATCAGGCAGAAACTGCAAAGCGAACAGAACAGTCTGACCAATGTACCATTGGTGCAGCATGATTATTCGAAGAGTTTAAGACATCTCAAGGATAGTTTCTTCCAGGATATTGTAAGCGGATTCATAAGTGAAAAAGATATGATTACCAAAGCCGAAGAACTGCATTTTCGCATACGGTCTGACAGGCTTGTGGTGATCAAGTTTGTCGTGAACTATTACGAGCAAGTGAAGAGGAAATATATTGAGAAAGGAGAGAAGCTGCTCCGCTTTTCGATCGTGAATATTATGGAGGAGATCATTCCATCCAAGTGGAACAAAGAGATCTTAGTTGAAAGTTCATCCGAATATTGGGTTATCGTCAATCTCCCTTCTGGCAGTGGGTCCAGCCAGGTCGATATTAATAAACTGTGCAGCAAGCTTCTATCCTCGATCAAGGATTTCATGAATCTATCACTAACGGCTGGTGTAAGTACAACGGTTTCCGGATTTCGCTTTCTTAGGAAGGCATGTCAAGAGGCAGAGTCCGCGCTAAGGGAGAGTTTCTTTACAGGTAGCAACAGAGTATTGTTTTACGAGAGTCTGGCTCAAGCACCGGCACGATACGAAATAAATGGGATGCTGAGTCCGCAGCAACAAAAAGACATTCATAAGTTGTGGGTAAGCAAAGACGTCAAAGAGGCGGAGAAGTTTCTTGAAATGGTGCGATCGGATCTGGAAGCAAAGCGGGGGGATGAGAACAGTATTCGTAAGCAATATATCACGATAATGGAAATGCTCCACTCTCATATGACACGCGATACACGAGGCAGCAAGCCTTACTTAAAGGAAGAGTCGCCCTATGAAAGGGTTCTAAGAGGAGAATATTGGGAGGACATTCATCAGGAAATGCTGACGCATATCGCATATTGCTTTCAAGCCGATTCCCAAATCATGCAGGAGCTTACGTATGCAGATCTGGCCATTCAAATCATTGACAAGTATTATGCCGAGGACATTTCTTTGCAAAGCGTCGCTGGTCAGATTAATGTGAATCCGTCGTATCTTAGCAGAATGTTTAAGCAGGAAAAAGGAGAGAACTTTATCTCCTACTTGACACGGGTTCGAATCGAACATGCCAAGACTTATCTATTAAGCCGCGAATTAAAAGTATATGAGATCGCAGATGCGGTGGGGTACCACAATTACACGTATTTCAGTAAGATTTTTAAAAAGTCAGTAGGTGTAACTCCAGAGGAATACCGTGAGCTAGAGCTGGAGTCCAGGTTATCCCGTGAATAG